One genomic segment of Agromyces intestinalis includes these proteins:
- a CDS encoding ABC transporter substrate-binding protein: MAIKKWIPWAGGIAVAAVVIGVGTALVVNQNARDGAQAAAGPIETDAITISDIQGREFTFDERPERIAAYLSSSVELLLALGLADKVVAIDETSKARLSYTDAFDDVVTAGVSSAEIDYEALVAADPDVVFVPEGTAVDEAAAQLEPFDIPVVVLTVWHTAEWEHNLDLLGELFGVQERAADAKALTDRVSELLGRLDGVEPVSIYYESDVDYSTRAGNTPHNAQLVQGGFDSIAADLTTNDIDPEFILSENPEFITRQLGDQNFTPSSPEAADALFEGLLSRPGWSDLAAVKQGNVIVYDTWPLVTAGWNFAPLYYAKWSHPELFEDVEPSALVEEWTTEFLGVDYPGDEEYIHTLDEYLTR, translated from the coding sequence ATGGCAATCAAGAAATGGATCCCATGGGCCGGCGGAATCGCCGTTGCCGCAGTGGTCATCGGCGTCGGCACGGCCCTCGTGGTGAATCAGAACGCCCGCGATGGGGCACAAGCCGCCGCCGGCCCGATCGAGACCGACGCGATTACGATCTCGGACATCCAAGGGAGAGAGTTCACCTTCGATGAGCGCCCGGAACGAATCGCCGCGTACCTGAGTTCCAGTGTCGAGCTGCTGCTGGCACTCGGTCTCGCCGACAAGGTCGTGGCAATCGACGAGACCTCCAAAGCACGTCTCAGCTACACCGACGCATTCGACGATGTCGTGACCGCCGGGGTCAGCTCTGCGGAGATCGACTACGAGGCCCTGGTCGCAGCGGATCCCGACGTGGTGTTCGTGCCCGAGGGCACCGCCGTCGACGAGGCCGCGGCGCAGCTCGAGCCGTTCGACATCCCCGTCGTCGTGCTGACCGTCTGGCACACCGCAGAGTGGGAGCACAACCTCGACCTGCTCGGTGAGCTCTTCGGCGTGCAGGAGCGGGCCGCTGACGCCAAGGCGCTGACCGACCGGGTTTCCGAACTGCTCGGTCGCCTCGACGGCGTCGAGCCGGTCAGCATCTACTACGAGAGTGACGTCGACTACAGCACGCGGGCGGGGAACACGCCGCACAATGCGCAGCTCGTGCAGGGCGGCTTCGACAGCATCGCCGCCGACCTCACGACGAACGACATCGATCCCGAGTTCATCCTCTCGGAGAACCCCGAGTTCATCACCCGTCAGCTCGGTGATCAGAACTTCACGCCGTCCTCGCCGGAGGCTGCGGATGCGCTGTTCGAGGGACTCCTGAGCCGCCCCGGTTGGAGCGATCTCGCCGCAGTCAAGCAGGGGAACGTCATCGTCTACGACACGTGGCCACTCGTGACTGCGGGCTGGAACTTCGCCCCGCTCTACTACGCGAAGTGGTCGCACCCTGAACTCTTCGAGGACGTCGAGCCCAGTGCGCTGGTGGAGGAGTGGACGACCGAGTTCCTCGGCGTCGACTATCCGGGCGACGAGGAGTACATCCACACCCTCGACGAGTACCTCACCCGCTAG
- the iolC gene encoding 5-dehydro-2-deoxygluconokinase, which translates to MTTSAALDVLTMGRIGIDLYPLQLERPLDEVETFTRSLGGSAANVAVAAARHGLRSAIFTRTGDDAFGRFLRRELERLGVSAAFVGTSVDQQTPLTFCEVFPPDRFPLTFYRRPKAPDLEIEPDEVPVEAVRGARIHWSTVTGLSEEPSRAAHHRAWEIRERRRFTVLDLDYRPMFWSSPDSARREVDRALDEVTVTVGNLEECEVATGERDPERAARALLDRGIELAVVKLGPDGVLAATRDETVHSPAMPVDVVNGLGAGDGFGGALCHGLLAGWPLERIIRFANAAGAIVATRLECSTEMPSTDEVDAFLADRAAASAAPAMTTSRGTDAEH; encoded by the coding sequence GAGGTGGAGACGTTCACGCGGTCGCTCGGCGGCAGCGCCGCGAACGTCGCGGTCGCCGCCGCCCGCCACGGGCTGCGCTCGGCGATCTTCACCCGAACCGGCGACGATGCGTTCGGTCGATTCCTGCGGCGCGAGCTCGAGCGGCTCGGCGTGAGCGCGGCGTTCGTCGGGACATCCGTCGACCAGCAGACCCCGCTCACCTTCTGCGAGGTGTTCCCGCCCGACCGCTTCCCGCTCACGTTCTACCGGCGCCCGAAGGCGCCCGACCTGGAGATCGAACCCGATGAGGTTCCGGTCGAGGCCGTACGCGGCGCGCGCATCCACTGGTCGACGGTCACCGGGCTCAGCGAGGAGCCCAGCCGTGCTGCGCACCACCGGGCGTGGGAGATCCGCGAGCGCCGTCGGTTCACCGTGCTCGATCTCGACTACCGGCCGATGTTCTGGTCGTCGCCCGACTCGGCCCGTCGCGAGGTCGACCGAGCCCTCGACGAGGTCACCGTCACGGTCGGCAACCTCGAGGAGTGCGAGGTCGCGACCGGCGAACGCGACCCCGAGCGCGCCGCACGAGCGCTCCTCGACCGCGGCATCGAGCTCGCGGTCGTGAAGCTCGGCCCCGACGGCGTGCTCGCCGCGACGCGCGACGAGACCGTGCACTCCCCCGCGATGCCGGTCGACGTGGTGAACGGGCTCGGCGCGGGCGACGGCTTCGGCGGCGCGCTCTGCCACGGGCTCCTCGCGGGGTGGCCGCTCGAGCGCATCATCCGGTTCGCGAACGCCGCGGGGGCGATCGTCGCCACCCGCCTCGAGTGCTCGACGGAGATGCCGTCGACCGACGAGGTCGACGCATTCCTCGCCGATCGGGCCGCCGCATCCGCCGCGCCTGCCATGACCACCTCCAGGGGGACCGATGCCGAGCACTGA
- a CDS encoding Cgl0159 family (beta/alpha)8-fold protein, with protein sequence MPSTDDWFLHPDGYAEIRRIRASEPAAVAAAHAARTRRPLLGDDGRLFLIAADHPARGALGIGGDPMAMADRIRMLDRLALALSRPGVDGVLGTPDVIDDLALLGVLDGKVAAGSMNRGGLRGAVFELDDRYTAYDVPAIVRDRLDFAKCLLRIDLRDPATVVTLEATAAAVSAAAAAEVPIMLEPFMSRTRGGVVENDLTADAVITAVGIAAALGTSSAYSWMKLPVVPDMERVMAATTLPTLLLGGDRADDPDAAYSSWEHALSLPGVRGLVVGRNLLAPPGGDVAAAVDQAARMVRPAIADARR encoded by the coding sequence ATGCCGAGCACTGACGACTGGTTCCTCCACCCCGACGGCTACGCCGAGATCCGCCGCATCCGGGCCTCCGAACCCGCCGCGGTCGCCGCCGCGCACGCCGCCCGCACCCGCCGCCCGCTGCTCGGCGACGATGGACGGCTGTTCCTCATCGCAGCCGACCATCCGGCCCGCGGCGCGCTCGGCATCGGCGGCGACCCGATGGCGATGGCCGACCGCATCCGCATGCTCGACCGGCTCGCCCTCGCGCTCAGCCGGCCCGGCGTCGACGGCGTGCTCGGAACGCCCGACGTCATCGACGACCTCGCGCTGCTCGGCGTGCTCGACGGCAAGGTCGCCGCGGGGTCGATGAATCGCGGCGGACTGCGAGGGGCGGTCTTCGAGCTCGACGACCGGTACACGGCGTACGACGTGCCGGCCATCGTGCGCGATCGCCTCGATTTCGCCAAGTGCCTGCTGCGCATCGACCTGCGCGACCCGGCGACCGTCGTCACGCTCGAGGCGACGGCCGCGGCGGTCAGCGCCGCGGCCGCGGCGGAGGTGCCGATCATGCTCGAGCCGTTCATGAGCCGCACCCGGGGCGGCGTCGTCGAGAACGACCTCACCGCCGATGCGGTCATCACCGCCGTCGGTATCGCGGCCGCGCTCGGCACATCGTCGGCGTACAGCTGGATGAAGCTGCCCGTCGTGCCCGACATGGAGCGGGTGATGGCGGCGACCACGCTGCCCACGCTGCTGCTGGGCGGCGATCGCGCCGACGACCCCGATGCGGCGTACTCGAGCTGGGAGCACGCGCTCTCGCTGCCCGGCGTGCGCGGACTCGTGGTCGGGCGCAACCTGCTCGCCCCGCCCGGCGGCGACGTGGCGGCGGCGGTCGACCAGGCCGCCCGGATGGTCCGCCCGGCGATCGCGGATGCACGGCGATGA
- a CDS encoding NtaA/DmoA family FMN-dependent monooxygenase (This protein belongs to a clade of FMN-dependent monooxygenases, within a broader family of flavin-dependent oxidoreductases, the luciferase-like monooxygenase (LMM) family, some of whose members use coenzyme F420 rather than FMN.), translated as MSGQSTARSPPGSLRGVIGQDGDAAPREEPDGSSVKGGSHSYFRLCLRITSDYVPPLGPVLIRSMFRVRSKREGTSHLAETERGVMPTHERRLGVNLNIKPAGGHTAAWKHPRTDPRQVNDIAALLRLAVRADRGGVDAFFFADKLVAVDDEGTPPAVFEPLTLLGAIAAVTTELGLIGTISTTFSDPFVLARQVLSLDHISAGRAAWNAVTSGSPGAAPNFGLDELPAHDERYERAAEFIDVVRGLWGSWAAEALVLDQENGRFWDRRSVRSLDHSGAHFRVAGPLNSLRSPQGAPLVFQAGMSDAGRELGARHADGVYASPRTLSDAIAFRDDIRRRALLAGRGEDSVAVFASFRVIVGPNRAQAERTARELDGLVDYRSVLGNLALIQGIDLRGYDPDGPIPELPDPAESQGYRSFVERTHAVIATHRPPTIRELARILGSEREDSETRLIGDAADVADTLQTWFEAGAVDGVNLTPELLQGGAEDVIDLLLPELERRGIHDRLRAGTTLRERYRIPPPPIPTQQ; from the coding sequence TTGAGCGGGCAGTCCACAGCACGTTCGCCTCCTGGTTCCCTCCGCGGTGTCATCGGCCAAGACGGCGATGCCGCACCTCGTGAGGAACCCGACGGTAGCTCGGTCAAGGGCGGATCACATTCGTATTTCCGTCTATGTCTGCGTATTACGTCCGACTATGTTCCGCCCCTTGGGCCGGTTTTGATCCGCAGTATGTTCCGAGTGAGATCGAAGCGCGAGGGGACCTCCCACCTCGCCGAAACGGAACGAGGGGTCATGCCGACACACGAGCGACGACTCGGGGTGAATCTGAACATCAAGCCTGCAGGCGGGCACACTGCAGCGTGGAAGCACCCTCGAACCGACCCGCGTCAGGTCAACGACATCGCCGCGCTGCTGCGGCTGGCAGTTCGGGCCGACCGCGGCGGGGTCGACGCGTTCTTCTTCGCCGACAAGCTGGTCGCCGTCGACGATGAGGGAACGCCCCCGGCCGTCTTCGAACCGCTCACCCTGCTCGGGGCCATCGCCGCGGTCACCACCGAACTCGGACTCATCGGGACGATCTCGACGACATTCTCCGACCCCTTCGTCCTGGCCCGACAAGTCCTGTCACTGGACCACATCAGCGCGGGGCGAGCGGCGTGGAACGCCGTGACCAGCGGGTCGCCCGGAGCGGCCCCGAACTTCGGCCTCGACGAACTGCCCGCACACGACGAGAGATACGAGCGGGCGGCGGAGTTCATCGATGTCGTACGCGGGCTCTGGGGCAGCTGGGCTGCCGAAGCACTCGTCCTCGATCAGGAGAACGGCCGGTTCTGGGATCGCAGATCGGTGAGATCGCTCGATCACTCGGGTGCCCACTTCCGCGTCGCGGGGCCCCTGAACTCACTCCGCAGCCCGCAGGGCGCGCCACTCGTGTTCCAGGCCGGCATGTCCGACGCGGGCCGGGAACTGGGTGCCAGGCATGCGGACGGCGTGTACGCGTCGCCGCGGACGCTGAGCGACGCGATCGCCTTCCGCGATGACATCCGACGCCGCGCACTCCTCGCAGGCCGCGGCGAGGATTCCGTTGCCGTGTTCGCCTCGTTCCGCGTCATCGTCGGCCCGAATCGCGCGCAAGCGGAGAGAACCGCCCGAGAGCTCGACGGGCTCGTCGATTACCGCAGCGTGTTGGGCAACCTCGCACTCATCCAGGGGATCGATCTGCGCGGATACGACCCCGATGGGCCCATCCCCGAGCTCCCCGATCCCGCCGAATCTCAGGGCTATCGATCGTTCGTCGAGCGGACGCACGCCGTGATCGCAACACATCGCCCGCCGACGATTCGCGAACTCGCGCGCATCCTCGGGTCGGAGCGAGAGGACAGCGAGACGCGATTGATCGGAGATGCGGCGGATGTCGCAGACACCCTGCAGACCTGGTTCGAAGCCGGAGCGGTCGACGGGGTCAACCTGACTCCCGAACTCCTGCAGGGCGGTGCCGAGGATGTCATCGATCTGCTCCTGCCCGAACTCGAACGACGTGGCATCCATGACCGCCTGAGGGCGGGCACGACACTCCGCGAGCGCTACCGAATCCCCCCTCCCCCGATCCCGACCCAACAGTGA
- a CDS encoding rhodanese-like domain-containing protein has product MADKVLVNTEQLVSTAEAEELLHAGALFLDVRPSSSGHDPHAGRHHNHDHPPNPTGTIESSVIVDRRDLEELLQPASELSKLLAENPAREVVVYCNSPFGSDPVVGALVERGVRAKHIDGGFRAWVADGRPTVETAEAK; this is encoded by the coding sequence ATGGCCGACAAGGTCCTTGTCAACACGGAACAACTCGTCTCGACAGCGGAAGCGGAGGAGTTGCTGCACGCTGGGGCACTGTTCCTCGACGTCCGCCCCAGTTCGTCGGGCCACGACCCGCACGCAGGGCGTCACCACAACCACGATCACCCGCCGAACCCGACCGGCACCATCGAGAGTTCGGTGATCGTCGATCGGCGCGACCTCGAGGAACTCCTCCAGCCGGCGAGCGAGCTCAGCAAGCTCCTGGCTGAGAACCCGGCGCGCGAGGTCGTCGTGTACTGCAATTCGCCCTTCGGATCGGATCCCGTCGTCGGGGCCCTGGTCGAACGGGGCGTGCGAGCGAAGCACATCGACGGCGGCTTCCGCGCCTGGGTCGCCGATGGTCGACCGACCGTCGAAACGGCTGAAGCCAAGTAG
- the iolB gene encoding 5-deoxy-glucuronate isomerase, translating into MTARLNEWFHPRGTLARDGWDAVVGDGVDGWRWTGLRVGRLDGGRRLALESGPVERIVIPLAGSCTVEVEGADAGPGRTIDLAGRATVFEGPTDTCYLPVGTAAVLTGTGSVAVAEARATTRHPLRRIAAADVPVELRGGGASSRQVHNFGTPGVLAADRIIACEVITPAGCWSSHPAHKHDEELPGRETRLEEIYWFATAVERDRMPRSDADPVGFFATSSSPAGEIETRALVRTGDVALVPFGYHGPAAAAPGADLYYLNVMAGPGAERAWLISDDPTQAWVRDGWPAQGIDPRLPYGSTRTGTSGAPHRADEGNNG; encoded by the coding sequence ATGACGGCTCGGCTCAACGAGTGGTTCCACCCTCGCGGCACGCTCGCTCGCGACGGATGGGACGCGGTCGTCGGCGACGGCGTCGACGGCTGGCGGTGGACGGGGTTGCGTGTCGGCCGGCTCGACGGAGGGCGGCGGCTCGCGCTCGAGTCCGGGCCGGTGGAGCGGATCGTGATCCCGCTCGCGGGATCGTGCACGGTCGAGGTCGAGGGTGCCGACGCCGGCCCGGGCCGGACCATCGACCTCGCGGGCCGCGCGACCGTCTTCGAAGGCCCGACCGACACCTGCTATCTGCCGGTCGGCACTGCGGCCGTCCTCACCGGCACGGGCAGCGTCGCCGTCGCCGAGGCGCGCGCGACCACGAGGCATCCGCTGCGTCGCATCGCGGCGGCCGACGTGCCGGTCGAACTGCGCGGCGGCGGAGCATCCAGCCGTCAGGTGCACAACTTCGGCACGCCCGGCGTGCTGGCCGCCGACCGCATCATCGCGTGCGAGGTGATCACTCCGGCCGGGTGCTGGTCGAGCCATCCGGCGCACAAGCACGACGAGGAGCTGCCCGGGCGCGAGACCCGGCTCGAAGAGATCTACTGGTTCGCGACGGCGGTCGAGCGCGATCGGATGCCTCGGAGCGACGCCGACCCGGTCGGCTTCTTCGCGACGTCCTCGTCGCCGGCCGGCGAGATCGAGACGCGCGCGCTCGTGCGCACCGGCGATGTCGCGCTCGTGCCGTTCGGCTATCACGGGCCGGCCGCCGCGGCGCCCGGTGCCGACCTGTACTACCTGAACGTGATGGCCGGCCCGGGCGCCGAGCGCGCCTGGCTGATCAGCGACGATCCGACGCAGGCGTGGGTCCGCGACGGCTGGCCCGCGCAGGGTATCGACCCGCGGCTGCCCTACGGCTCGACCAGGACGGGCACGTCGGGCGCGCCGCACCGCGCAGACGAAGGGAACAACGGATGA
- a CDS encoding ABC transporter ATP-binding protein, with protein sequence MTLAVHNVSFGYRKNWVLTDVSLTVEPGRLHALLGPNGSGKSTLSKVITGVHRPARGHVSWQGEDLRRLDRNTRAKLLAYVPQSVSQSFELTVREAVLLGRTPHFSYRPSTEDWTIVDRAIEDLGLGELASRDTAALSGGQAQRVGIARAIAQQSKALLLDEPTSALDLRYQVQTLEKIRELTRNRGVGALVAIHDLTLAAAFSDTVTLLDRGRVFSTGRPAEVLTEAAIERVYGLEVEVFDRRGRLHIDPVLSERSSAATAA encoded by the coding sequence ATGACGCTCGCGGTCCACAACGTGTCGTTCGGCTACCGGAAGAACTGGGTTCTCACGGATGTGAGCCTGACCGTCGAACCCGGTCGGCTCCACGCTCTGCTCGGACCGAACGGATCCGGCAAATCCACGCTGTCCAAGGTCATCACGGGTGTGCATCGCCCCGCCCGCGGACACGTCTCGTGGCAGGGCGAGGATCTGCGCCGACTCGACCGCAACACTCGCGCGAAGCTCTTGGCGTACGTCCCCCAGAGTGTGTCCCAATCGTTCGAGCTCACCGTTCGCGAGGCCGTCCTCCTCGGTCGCACACCGCACTTCTCCTACCGCCCCTCGACAGAGGACTGGACGATCGTCGACCGTGCGATCGAAGACCTCGGGCTCGGCGAGCTCGCCTCGCGCGACACCGCAGCGTTGTCGGGCGGGCAGGCGCAACGGGTCGGCATCGCTCGTGCGATTGCGCAGCAGAGCAAGGCACTCCTCCTCGACGAGCCGACCAGCGCGCTCGACCTTCGGTATCAGGTGCAGACCTTGGAGAAGATCCGCGAGCTGACCCGCAACCGGGGTGTCGGTGCACTGGTGGCGATCCACGACCTCACCCTCGCGGCGGCTTTCAGCGACACCGTCACCCTGCTCGACCGCGGACGCGTGTTCTCGACCGGTCGGCCCGCCGAGGTATTGACCGAGGCCGCGATCGAGCGCGTCTACGGACTCGAGGTCGAGGTCTTCGACCGCCGAGGTCGTCTGCACATCGATCCGGTGCTGTCCGAGAGAAGCTCCGCGGCGACGGCTGCCTGA
- the iolD gene encoding 3D-(3,5/4)-trihydroxycyclohexane-1,2-dione acylhydrolase (decyclizing), producing MTRTRRMTVAQALVAFLANQYTVDGDHRERTVPGVLGIFGHGNVAGLGQALRQAHLLEPGLLPFRQGRNEQALVHQAVGFARMHRRLATLATTASVGPGSANMLTGAALATSNRLPALLLPSDVFASRSADPVLQGLEHPHDPGIQVTDAFRPLSRFFDRVDRPEQLFSIALGAMRVLTDPADTGAVTIALPEDVQAEALDVPVEFLAERDWHLSRPLPQRRQLDRALAAIAGAEHPLIVAGGGVLYSGAEDVLRRLAEQTGVPVATTQAGGGALPWDHPQYLGGIGATGSTAANRLAADADVVIGIGTRWSDFTTASRTVFRNPEVRFVNVNVAAVDAFKHGSRLPVLADAREALDAFAEGLSRYRVDAAYAERIDRERSTWNTMVDTALAATGRELPTQAEVIGAVHEASDPRDVLVQAAGSLPGDLHKLWRVRDPLGYHVEYAFSTMGYEIAGGLGAKRGLLAAGDDRDVIVLVGDGSYLMLHSELVTAVAEGIKLIVVIVQNHGYASIGRLSESVGTDRFGTWYGLVDPTAPDLRAAEPPAIDLAANARSYGVDVIDVRPGPEVTARLTEAVRAAKASTRSTVIHVEVDPLPDAPDGEGWWEVPPAEVSELDNARAARERYDEERGRQRPLLG from the coding sequence ATGACCCGCACCCGCCGTATGACCGTCGCCCAGGCGCTGGTGGCGTTCCTCGCCAACCAGTACACGGTCGACGGCGACCACCGCGAACGCACCGTGCCGGGCGTGCTCGGCATCTTCGGCCACGGCAACGTCGCGGGGCTCGGTCAGGCGCTGCGGCAGGCGCACCTGCTGGAGCCGGGCCTGCTGCCGTTCCGGCAGGGACGCAACGAGCAGGCGCTGGTGCACCAGGCGGTCGGGTTCGCGCGGATGCATCGGCGGCTGGCGACGCTCGCGACCACGGCGTCGGTGGGGCCGGGCTCGGCGAACATGCTGACCGGGGCCGCCCTCGCGACGTCGAACCGACTGCCGGCGCTGCTGCTGCCCAGTGACGTGTTCGCCTCGCGCAGCGCCGACCCGGTGCTGCAGGGGCTGGAGCATCCGCACGATCCGGGCATCCAGGTGACGGACGCGTTCCGGCCGCTCTCGCGGTTCTTCGACCGCGTCGACCGGCCCGAGCAGCTCTTCTCGATCGCGCTCGGCGCGATGCGGGTGCTCACCGATCCCGCCGACACCGGCGCGGTCACCATCGCGCTGCCCGAGGACGTGCAGGCCGAGGCGCTCGACGTACCGGTCGAGTTCCTCGCCGAACGCGACTGGCACCTGTCGCGGCCGCTTCCCCAGCGTAGGCAGCTCGATCGCGCGCTCGCGGCGATCGCCGGTGCGGAGCATCCGCTCATCGTCGCCGGTGGCGGCGTGCTCTACTCGGGCGCCGAAGACGTGCTGCGCCGCCTCGCCGAACAGACCGGCGTCCCGGTCGCGACCACCCAGGCCGGCGGCGGCGCCCTGCCGTGGGATCACCCGCAGTACCTCGGCGGCATCGGCGCCACCGGGTCGACCGCGGCGAACCGGCTCGCGGCCGACGCCGACGTCGTGATCGGCATCGGCACCCGATGGAGCGACTTCACCACCGCGAGCCGCACGGTGTTCCGGAATCCCGAGGTGCGATTCGTGAACGTCAACGTCGCCGCGGTCGACGCGTTCAAGCACGGCAGCCGCCTGCCGGTGCTCGCCGACGCCCGCGAAGCGCTGGACGCGTTCGCCGAGGGTCTGTCGCGGTACCGGGTCGACGCCGCGTACGCCGAGCGCATCGACCGCGAGCGTTCCACGTGGAACACGATGGTCGACACCGCCCTCGCCGCGACCGGGCGCGAACTGCCGACGCAGGCCGAGGTGATCGGCGCCGTGCACGAGGCATCCGACCCCCGCGATGTGCTCGTGCAGGCCGCCGGCTCCCTGCCCGGCGACCTGCACAAGCTGTGGCGGGTGCGCGACCCGCTCGGCTACCACGTCGAGTACGCCTTCTCCACGATGGGGTACGAGATCGCCGGCGGGCTCGGAGCCAAGCGCGGGCTGCTCGCCGCCGGCGACGACCGCGACGTGATCGTGCTCGTCGGCGACGGCTCGTATCTCATGCTGCACTCCGAGCTCGTGACCGCGGTCGCCGAGGGAATCAAGCTCATCGTCGTGATCGTGCAGAACCACGGCTACGCGTCGATCGGCCGGCTGTCGGAGAGTGTGGGCACCGACCGGTTCGGCACCTGGTACGGCCTCGTCGACCCGACCGCGCCCGATCTGCGCGCGGCCGAGCCGCCCGCCATCGACCTCGCGGCGAACGCCCGCAGCTACGGGGTCGACGTCATCGACGTGCGGCCGGGCCCCGAGGTCACCGCCCGGCTGACCGAGGCCGTGCGAGCCGCGAAGGCCTCGACGCGCTCGACCGTCATCCACGTCGAGGTCGACCCGTTGCCCGACGCACCCGACGGCGAGGGCTGGTGGGAGGTGCCGCCCGCCGAGGTATCCGAGCTCGACAACGCGCGCGCGGCGCGCGAGCGGTACGACGAGGAGCGGGGTCGGCAGCGGCCGCTGCTGGGGTGA
- a CDS encoding FecCD family ABC transporter permease → MLWTARSSGTAQIEPALVGSRIEPSGAERSGDRVVEREPDRVVEREPDRVGEDPAPSARNPPRSALSHRTPVSEGKLRWARRHPRTTIVAGGVVAILALLWATSVGASDASIVDVARSIWLVLTGAEAPEPYIGAHNVIMQLRIPRTLLAFLAGAVLTVAGIVLQGLLRNDLVSPYTLGVSPAAAFGASLVILLARDSAAGTDWLITLSAIFFALLASVLVLSLGAVRKMAIVTLVLLGIAFTQLFDAFTDTFKLIADENTLSEIVHWAYGSVNGASWGQVAIVGVALLFGFPYFQGHAKRLNAIAFVGDDTATSLGVNVPVLRGLHIGIAVVLTAIVVSFVGVVGFIGLVGPHIARFIIGSDHRYLYVFGVIVGGTLLVAADVVGKVIMPPTIIPLGIVIAFIGVPLFLHLVIRGGGARS, encoded by the coding sequence GTGCTGTGGACTGCCCGCTCAAGCGGCACTGCCCAAATCGAGCCTGCGCTCGTCGGCTCGAGGATCGAGCCGTCGGGTGCCGAGCGGTCAGGTGACCGCGTCGTCGAGCGAGAACCCGACCGCGTCGTCGAGCGAGAACCCGACCGCGTGGGCGAGGACCCAGCACCCTCGGCGAGGAATCCCCCTCGATCGGCACTTTCGCACCGCACTCCGGTCTCGGAGGGAAAGCTGCGATGGGCTCGCCGCCATCCTCGCACCACGATCGTCGCGGGCGGCGTCGTCGCGATCCTGGCGCTCCTCTGGGCGACATCGGTTGGAGCAAGCGACGCCAGCATCGTGGACGTCGCCCGATCCATCTGGTTGGTCCTCACCGGCGCCGAGGCACCCGAGCCGTATATCGGGGCGCACAACGTCATCATGCAGCTCCGAATCCCGAGAACGCTGCTCGCCTTCCTCGCGGGCGCCGTGCTGACGGTGGCGGGGATCGTGCTGCAAGGTCTCCTCCGCAACGATCTGGTCAGCCCGTACACACTCGGTGTATCGCCGGCCGCGGCATTCGGCGCCTCGCTCGTCATCCTCCTCGCGCGAGACTCGGCGGCCGGTACCGACTGGCTGATCACGCTCTCTGCAATCTTCTTCGCCCTGCTGGCATCCGTACTCGTGCTCTCGCTGGGAGCGGTGCGAAAGATGGCCATCGTCACGCTCGTGCTGCTCGGTATCGCGTTCACCCAGCTCTTCGACGCGTTCACCGACACCTTCAAGCTCATCGCCGACGAGAACACCCTGTCGGAGATCGTGCACTGGGCCTACGGATCGGTGAACGGGGCGAGCTGGGGGCAGGTGGCGATCGTCGGCGTCGCGCTTCTGTTCGGATTCCCCTACTTCCAGGGGCACGCGAAGCGGTTGAACGCCATCGCGTTCGTCGGTGACGACACGGCGACGAGCCTGGGCGTCAACGTTCCGGTGCTCCGCGGCCTTCACATCGGCATCGCCGTCGTCCTGACCGCGATCGTCGTCTCGTTCGTGGGAGTCGTGGGCTTCATCGGACTGGTCGGGCCGCACATCGCACGGTTCATCATCGGCTCCGACCACCGATACCTGTACGTATTCGGAGTCATCGTGGGGGGCACGCTCCTGGTCGCCGCGGACGTCGTCGGCAAGGTGATCATGCCGCCGACGATCATCCCGCTGGGCATCGTGATCGCGTTCATCGGGGTCCCGCTCTTCCTGCACCTCGTCATCCGTGGAGGGGGTGCGCGGTCATGA